The genomic DNA aaggctaccatcagtaacacactatgctgccagggactcaaatcctgcagtgccagacgtgtccccctgcttaagccagtacatgtctaggcccgtctggagtttgctagagagcatttggatgatccagaagaggattgggagaatgtcatatggtcagatgaaaccaaaatagaactttttggtaaaaactcaactcgtcgtgtttggaggggaaagaatgctgagttgcatccaaagaacaccatacctactgtgaagcatgggggatggaaacatcatgctttggggctgtttttctgcaaagggaccaggacgacagatctgtgtaaaggaaagaatgaatggggccatgtatcgtgagattttgagtgaaaacctccttccatcagcaagggcattgaagatgaaacgtggctgggtctttcagcatgacaatgatcccaaacacaccacccgggcaacgaaggagtggcttcgtaagaagcatttcaaggtcctggagtggcctagccagtctccagatctcaaccccatagaaaatctttggagggagttgaaaggccgtgttgcccagcgacagccccaaaacatcactgctctagaggagatctgcatggaggaatgggccaaaataccagcaagtgtgtgaaaaccttgtgaagacttacagaaaacgtttgacctctgtcattgccaacaaagggtatataacaaagtattgagatgaacttttgttattgaccaaatacttattttacttttatttataatttgcaaataaattcattaataatcctacaatgtgattttctggatttttttttcctcattttgtctctcatagttgaagtgtacctatgatgaaaattacaggcctctctcatctttaagtggtagaacttgcacaattggtggctgactaaatacgtttttgccccactgtacatgtGAAGTATGTTGCGGTAATCAAGAAAACACAAGTAATGTATCCAGAGGCAAATCATTTATCAGAGTTTGAACCTTGAAATAAAAGTCCCTGAGTGTGAATGACTGTGATGACAGATCCCCTCCAAATGGTCATTCAGGGGGAACAGTGGACTGCAGTGTTTGCCCTGTGAATAGAGCCTGCAGTGACTCCTGAAACACCCACCACTGTTcccgttctctctctctctcacagttaGACAGATCACACGAGAAAGGGTTACAAAACAAAATCTTGTTTTATTCTCCTTCTACCACGTAGGAGATGCATTACATACTGTAGATGGGTTTGTACATGAAAATATAAACGATGAAATATCCGAGTCATACGTCTTTAGGTTGTGAGATCCATCCTGGCACtgcaaatgaacacacacatgaacacacacacacttgttcacAAGActgcaattatttattttattgactggacttaaagggatattttgaagtggggttgtatgaggtaggctacttatccatagtcagtgtatatGGAGGGTCGACACGcccctagtctcgcattaccagaccttctCCCAcagtgctttggaggagggtctggcgagtacACACAGCATtgtgggatgggagaaaaaagtgctctggttcattggcatttctttaaaccaatcacaattgttttgAGTGGCGCTATGCGCCGTATGGCACAAAGGCCcctgtaaaatagcctcgggatggAAGGAACTgaaacatgtacgttcaaaggttgttttagtcgtgcagcaaaaaactcagattggacagatagtctagctagctgtctggatttaccctgcagagatctgaggagtagtTAACCATAGATCTCATAAATCagccggagtttaaaatgccaacacaaagaaagccctaggtaatggacatccggcctaaatgagggacatccagcggaatttccggcagcaacggagcaatcccagaagtggaacgttgtgtatGTAGACTAGCACGCCCCCAGTTTTAAGAAAGAGACCAGAGTACCAACACAGAAGTAAAGCAATGTTCTGCTGtggaaaacatattttagccacctaaaaaaatgTCCCACCTGACAAAAACTATCAGTTTAAATGCAtgctatatttaaaatattttcattgcTTTACCTTTGccatcagacagccctttccttTGGCACTACATTTTCTTAACCGTAGAACTTTTGTATTCCTACACAGAAGTGCAACTGTACCGTGCAGATCAGCTGTTTGGGTCAGACTTTCAGTGGTTTATGGAAGAGGcaacaaatacaagaaaaaaaacaagtgattATGACAGCACTGATGAAATGCCGTTTAACTGTGGAAACAAGAGGATCACTTTATGAGCCAGAGTATACAGGAGTACTTTTGCAGAGGGAGACTGAACAGTCAAAAGAGAGGGGAAACTTCTGTGGAAAGGAAAGGGCTGTTTAATggcaaggtaaagcggtgaaaatatagtgtacactttaacagatagttttttttttttttttaggtgggccttttctttaggtggctaaaatacatttttgctaCTGGCtccatccacagcagtacattagCTGCCTTGTcagtactcctgcctgcttctcatAATGTAACTGGGGGTGTGCTGACTGCttttactgtaggtaatacactagACTACGGATAAGcctacctcatacaaccccattTCAAAATAtccaactattcctttaaccctaGTTTGTGCCTCTCAaacatttaattacatttaatctttttttctgaacaATGAATTTCAGGGCAAGCATTTGGAAAGAGTTTCTTCCATTAACCAAAGCCAAAAGCCAATGACCACAGCAAACAATGTCAGCAACCTTTGTCAAACAACTCCTCTCTGGCAAATTGCAAATTGCTGGGTTCACACGGTGCTGCTGATATGATCCTTCTTGATTCTTGTTATTGACAGGCGATTCACCCTCATCAGCCTTCAGGCATGCTCGAACATTTCACCTGCATACATGTAATCTGAATAATTTTCATCCCTGTCAAGATAATGGTAAAGAATTGCAAAACATGTTAACTTGATGGTGGTATGCCACTGTCACACACCATGAATTTGAAACAAGACCAAGAACACAATGGTGTTACACCAGGACGTGATTATCTGTAGGCTACATGCTTGAATGATGAGTGCATGTTGATGAGAGCATATTGgaacaaatatgaaaaaaatgaaatatcttCCAAACTTGTTGGGCTTGGAGTCCActtcaaaataaatacttcTGTCTTTACAAACAGGCACCATCTTATCTCAATAACAATATCAATACATATTGCATGATACTAAAACCTCCAAACTTGTATCCGTGTCTAATAGGTAAAGCCACCTCTGTGACCAAAGCCATTGCACATATGATTGTACTTAGTGTCACTGCTGCCATGTCTGACAGCTATGGACATCTGGGCTCATCACAGTAGCTCACTTTAAACACAgtcttcttaaaatgtgtgttggtggggagtgtgtgtctgcagagcaATCTGAAGATTTCAACAATGTGTTTCCGCGATTGTGAGTCTTAGTCCTGCAGGtcaattttagaaaaaaaaaaatgaaatctatATTCTAATATTCTTAATAAAAACTTCAtttcaaatattaaaatcaaaatcaaatttgtttttaaaaagttttgttCTTTCTAAAAACAACTCTGCGCTGTACACATGATTGTGCTTTTGAACACGTACTTGCACAGTCCAGCTGTCATGTTCCTGTGATCACACAGCGACCCACGTTGTACTATTTCACACTCTTTGTGCTCTGCTCCAGCTCTGCATGCCAGTTTTGACCCATCATCGTCATCAGCAAGCATGTGTGCAGGTCGCCATGGCAACCAAGACCCATCGTCAAAGTCGACCTGGTTCACGAGGCATCGACTGGTCTAGATGGAAACATCTGAAGCGGCCTCTGATGCTTGAAGTAACAGTGTTATGCCTTTGCTGGTTTTgtcagtaataaataaataaatactccaGGGGTCAGGTGCACAAATATATGTCCGGTCTGAGCATGCTCCATGACCCGCGTCTGATCCCTGAAACTTGCCGTTTCAGCAAGCAGGACACACTGACGTGTTGTTTTATGCGAGCAACATTCAGTCTATTCTGTTGCCACAGATGGTGAAACGGTCTATTTCCAGCAAATCTTTCTTGGGCGTTCTGTGTTCAAGTCTGTCCCCTTCCAGTCCTGTGTCGGCGTTAATGATTTTGTCATCGTCTTCCTCGTCAGGCGTGGTCAGGAATGTGTCCGAGTCGCTCTTGGGGAGTATTGGGTCAGAGGTCTCTGCCATGTTGGGGGGCGGAGGATTGTCTGCTGCCAGTGATATTCCTCCTTTGTCAGTTGCGGGTTCTATTAGAGAGCGAGTGGCAGAGTTTATTGTACAGTAAACATAACACAACTGGCAGTTTACTAAACCCCCTTCACCAAAGAGCAATCGTAcaatcatagcttagcaacTGTAACTAGGCATGGCAGGTCTGGAAAGCTTTGAATTTCTCTTTACCATGTGCATGGGGCTGTAGTTAAGAGTGATATTTAGCCTTCAAATAGTGATACTAAATTAGTGAAATGTCATTCACGACTAGAACATCCACTGTGTAGTATTTTTTGTACGAAAGTCAGTTCTGGATGTTACTATATCAGAGTAGGGCAACGTTAACAGCTCTGTCCTGTTACACTTCAGCAACATGAAGCGAACATTATCCGAGactatatacatttatatatttgccaAACACATCAGTTAATCCTCAAAGTAAGAGCTTTTCTCTTGTTAACGttaacatttaataataaatgcaAACAGCTAAGCATCCAAACAAACAATTTAAGACCACTTTTACAAGTTTCTTGATTTGAAATGAGTCAGCTGGAAACATTAAAGTCATTCAGTGCTTTTTTAACAAACGTATGGTGCTATAGTTAGTTTAATCAGCTTGCCAACTACAGCAGATAGAATCTGTCAGTTACAGTTGTCATTTTGACAAAATCGACGATCAAGGATCCAATGTTTTGAATTTAAAGTGGTAAATCTGTCGCTGttatcattgtaaactgcatATGTAACGTGCGAGAATAGAAAGTTAAacaggcgtagcaacagtaactaacaAAGATTGGATTTAACAAATGCTGTATTTAGCCATTTAGGAATAGAGAGGTAGATAAACTGGTTATTATTACCTTGCTGTGGTGAAGTGTGAAAGTGTTTGGTGCGGTGAGCTCTAGAGTTTGCACGGCTGGAGACAACAGAGGGAGGAGGGTccgagagcttttcttccatgTTGGCCTCTTTGACGAACACACAGGACGTCCCAAGCAGAACGATACTGTTGAGCACCTTCAGAGTGATCATCctgctcacaaacacacacacacaaaaaacacgtGGATATGTAAAAAAGGGTCAACATTAAgaactaaacacacacattaagaaaCACTAGTAACACTGCAAATGTGTGTTCAaaactcagaaaaaaacaattgacaTTTACCCCAGGTAAAAGAGCAGCACACACATAAAGGACAGCGAACCCTGGATCTTCACTGAGCTGGTCACGACTCTGATCaactgaaaaaagaaacacacacacacacataatcagactgtgtatatactgtgtataagTGTTTATACAGTCAAAATACACAATACCAATGGATATTTCTATAAACAGTGACTGACCAGCAGAGCTAAAGGAAGGGGGATGAAGCCCATTCTTCTGGATACTGAGTCACTGTAGTCTGTGTAAGCCTGGAGacacattttagacattttacaACGCATCAACAACAATCAACATTATTATTCCTACCCAACCAATGCATTAGTCATTCCATAACACTTATAATTATGACATGTCAAATCAGGAAAGATTAGAGGACATCTCCTTAATATTGCAAATATCATTCGGTTTGGCATTCAGTCTTTTAcaagtacttttttttactggatCAGACTAATACAGACATTCTCGTCTGGTTAGTTTATCTATAAACTATGTTGTCTGAGAGAGCTGAACGTAGTGCAACTTAACAAATCAcaagaaaatagaaaagaaaaaaaacaaaacaagcacaggtgttttttttctccacattttCAATTGCAATGCATTGAGCGGCCTTCCACAATGAAAACCGGTTTTACAATTATATATACTGATATTACAATATAGGTGAAAGGAAACTTTATTATCCCAGAGGTACAATTAGATTTACAGCCAGCAGTACCACACACCAGACAAGCAATCACAAATGAATGACAGAAGATTTTATCCATAATGCTCACCCGTAGTTAAAAGTTTCTCAAACTTTTATGACCTGACTTAATTTGACCTGAGCAATTAGCAATGTGATTGTTATCAAGTCtatttaaatatgaaatattatgtactgtatttcagGAGCACAGTGGAGCACCAGAGTGGGGTTATGTAAGAATGACGATATACAGTATTacacattatatacacattattatGACAAATAACACTAAGACAAGTATAAATACACCCATTTTCTGTGTCCCTATGTGCATAACAAGAGACCCAACATGGGATCCTGATCTCAAGTTTGAGAAATGTGAGCTATTTGAACTCATTTCACTCACATTTTTCTGTCGACTGCTGACAAGGTCAAAGGCAAGGCTGGCTCTGTATTCCCCGTATACCTGGAAAATGACAGTAACACAGCATTAGTCAGCCAAAGTATGAACatcaaaatatcaaacaaatataGTTACTGAGTATCTGGTATTGGAGTTGTATGTATCAGTTATGTGCAAGTGTAAAGTGAAAGTAAAGTGTGGGTAGTGGCAGAAGATTTTGAATAAACCAgagtaaaaagacaaaaacaaaaatgtgaacaCATGGATTAAATGTGGACGAGCATGGATGCACGAGCGCATCGCTTACTACGTGTGAGCGAGGTTTGTGTGTTTAGGTTTAACACTTTGGAGACAAAGGGGTTAAGCCCTTCCCGTGGAGTTGGTTTCCATTACATAACCACAGTTACAACTCCTTGAAAGTAATCAAATAGGAAGAGAACACATGAAGGaaggaaatggaaagaaaacaaagttgTGATGAAACAAGAGAAAATGGCTCAGCTGACAGATATTTCCCCTCTGATACTAAAGTGTAtctggtgtgagtgtgtgggtgtgtgagacAGTGAGAAACACcagtttgtaaaacaaaaaacacagaaaagagcAAAGTCTGTGGAGCTTAAAGATTctttcaacttaaaaaaaaaaaaaaaaaagtaggtgaacaaaataatcttaactcaaggtccacttactaagTTTTTCCTGAGTTTTCGACTGCATCTCACCGTCTTCGTCAGTGGATGGAGTTTCGAACAACACCACCCAAAACAGATCTGTGTCATTGTTAGGTATCACTACGAGCTATTAAACCCCTGCCGCTGATTGCCACAGTTTGTGTCAAGaatcacactttttttgtttgagtgtgtgacTATTACTTTACAGAGACACCATTATCTCTAATGTCCATCGCAAATAAACATCAATAAATCAGATTAGACTCATGAAAAAAGATGCTCCTTAAACTCCAGAACTTGTCCAAGAATCATCATGTTTTTAAGTGTTCTTCTGTATaaaagtaatccagtgatagttGTCTGTTCATCCATGAGTACAGTGCAAAGAGGAACTGCTAATAGCTACTTCAGCATACTTTTAATGGTGCAAATtagccaaaatgtaaacaaacacaggctAAAGAAAACAGGGCTCAAGTTAACCCACCCCTGACTAACTGAATCCATGGTAACATtgtacttcctgtttacatcctGCAAATGATTATTAGGACCTATTGCCCTAAAACTATAGTACAACTCACATGCAAACTGATGGAATTCCTGAATATCCCAACTTGTTTTGTAAATAACAATACATGTATGCCTGGCTAACATATGTAGTGACTCTGCTAAAAGCCTGTAAATACAAAATGGAATTAAAGTCCATTAcctgagcaaactccatccgCCTATGAGGACTGGAAGACGTTGAAAACACGGTTTAAAACACTAGAAAAAGCTAGTAAATGGACCTGGAGTTAGATTATTTTGCCAAatttaaatgtgctttttgGACTGTCTTTAAAACAACATTGCTCCTTTGGCTGTCACGCTTAACCAAAACCTAATGGTTGAACTGTGAAAGTACTTTATGCAAAATGGGACTCACATCAGCACTGATGTCATTGAATTTGGTGATGAAGGCGTGCTTCACAACATCCACGGCAACCTCTGAGGCAATCACCATGACTACATCAGGAAACAGCACCCACAAGTGGTCTGAAgacaaacattaaaacagtgaTTAGTGTCACTATTCAATATTAGTTACAACAGTCAGTGACAGTGCTGAGTCACAATAAGAGGACCCGATGATGTACCTGAGCAGTGTGATGTAACTAACTGTCATATATATTATTCAGCCCTATAGATATCAGAAATGTTATATTATCTGCGCAGCACTGTATTAGTTACCAGGGTTCCATGAGAACTGCTCCATGTTTCTCAGACAGACGATGAGCAGGAGGATGTAGTTGGTGAACCTCTCTTTTATGTCTGtgggaaacaaacaaatcaatccAGGATTAACCTACTTTGTACTCACTGCTGCTGAGCTCAATTCCATAAATTTACCTTGTACCAAATCACCAAGTTCATAAGGCCGAGTTACAAAATATCCACAGTCCACTTATCTTAATTGTTTTAGGTATCGTTGACCACTTACCACTGTTTGACATCTGGAAAAGGTTGTTCTTTTCAAACTTCTTGAACACACTTCCTTTGATCTCCACAaactgcaaaaaacaaaatgtacatatTATGGCTGAACTCATTCTGCACGCACTTTAATGGAgttaaatgtgtctgtgtgcatcatACTCACATTGTTTGACATCATGATGGTGAGCAGGGACTTGTTGTGGGAGTTGAAGGCTACGTTGAGAGTGGTCGCCTGAACCATGATGAGGATGGCATGGAGAACTAGATACAGACATGCTGAGGAAAACAATACACTGAGGACTACAGTAAAGAATATCATGCTCTGTGTTCATTCTGATGTAAGCCCACTAATATGCACATTCTACTAGTCTGAAGTAAAGCTATGTGAGGTAACttgcaactagggctgggcgaaatggagaaaatctaatatcacgctatttttgaccaaataccttgataacGATACCACAACGATATTGTAATGTTGATTACAtatggtgctttcacaaaatatttacacaatgagatttttgataaataaccatcagtaatgtggatataatgactaagtgggtaaaggcaaataatagaacggttacagtctggtaagttcagaaaatgacatcactttactgtaatgcagcctttaaaaccagaaaaagacaacacttatgccataatacgatattacaatatccaaaatctaagacgatatctagtctcatatcacgatataaaatcgatatattgcccagctctacttgcaactaatgattatttcatTATTGATAAATCTGCGGATTATATTCAGTTAATTGACTCATTTTGTcaagaaaatgcccaaaaatagtGGAAAATGCCTCTCAAAGACAAAtatgacatcttcaaattgcttctGTTGTCCGACCATTAGTCTAAAACTAAAAGCTAGTTTACCATCACAGATGACATAAAACTAGCAAAAACTCTAGCAACTTTTGGCCTTTTGCTTGCCACCCATCATACATAGATTAGAGATATTTTCGCTGCAGAAAATATGTGCGAGCCTCCCGGACGGGTGAACTAGGACTCAGTAGCCTACTTGTCAGTTAACGGTAAAAAAAATGGTTAACGAGGGTCAGCTATCAGTCAGAAAAATGATCAAAATTAGCATTAATGTATGCATGTAGAAAAATGCACGTGTAGATATAATTTCACAGACTGTCAACAACAATCACAGGTCCTTCTCAGTGAGGATACAGACGTAGAGCACAGCCATGAGGAAGTGAGGAATCACGCCTATGTGcgctctcttcttctccttgGGTTCTGTGGCTGTCCAGTACAGAGCATCCAGGATGTCCTGGCCAAATGATGAGAACAGGCGGTCCGCCACCTGGCAACACAACAGGGAAAGGACGCAAGGAGGCAATGAGAGCGATGAGTTGGTGgcttactgtacagtacaatCAGAGTTATCAGCCATTGTTGTGCAGCATAATCTGGGTGTACCTCTAACATGTTGTATATGATGTACAGTTTGATGACAGACTGTCCTCTGATGAGGTGGTACATCATGGAGTAATCCACGTAGCTCATCATAGAGTAACACAGCACCATAATGAAGCCTTTCAGCACATCACACACCTGGGCTGGCTGGAGCAGGCGGGAGCcactaaaaaacacaaacacacacacacaaattacacaTGGAAGAAATGTCCACAGAAGAAAGTcacaagaagagaaagaaaaacagggtATTCGTTTTGGcctgaaaaagtcagaaaaagctCTACTGCCCTCTGGAGGTCAAGAACAACGTTGCACTGATTGTTACTGTTGCAAATGTGGAAGTTGCTATGTGAAGATATTTACCAAATCAGATTAGTCAGTTTGTTCCCAGGCTGTAACTAACAATTATGTtcttatttaataaaaataaaaaatgattaacTGATAAATAAATCAGTCAATGAAATGTGAgaggacacaaaaacaaatttcaaatttCCCAGAGCACAATGTtgcatcttcaaattgcttgttttatccAACAAAAATCCAACATCCAAAAGGTATTCAATTTACAGTGTGACTATTAGACATGTTTGCTTTATAAATGACTTGAATAATCTCGACTCAATCTATTATAAACATTGTTAAAGGAgaaatctggcgcaaaatgaacctaggggttaataacatgcgTGCCGagttgaccgttctctgggatctgttttcatgctaatcgaatgtgaccagttttagcgtaatgagggtccctaaatgtaaaccgaagcactgagaactttgtaagtgtacagacagtttattatgACGAATgccgtcgttcgactggtcgtgactgctttcccaagatggcgcctgcatgTATACGGTATTGTCTTTCTAaactctctttttaataaactgtatatatacacacatatatatatatatatatatatatatatatatacacatatatacacacatatatacatatatatatatatatatatatatatatgtatatacacatacatatatacatacatatacatatatatatatatatacattacatatactatatatatatatatatacatacatacatatatatatatatatatacacacacacacacacacacacacacacacacatatatattaatTATGGAATCTAATACTACAGCTAACAAAATTAGGTCTTTGTTAAAACTGTATCAGAGGCGTGTTGATTCAAACATTTGAGAACTTTTCAGGCTTATTAAAAACTTGTATTGCGCAAAAGCTTTTAATTTTAGTCAAATATTAATGTGGCCAAtgattggttttaaaaaaaaaaagtgtttacatTTGCATCCCTACTACCTAAGTGTACACCTTACCTGAGGCCACAGCATGGCAACGTGATGAGTCGCAAAAGGGCCAGAATCACCCTGAGGGGCAGCAGAGTGAACACATAGAGAAAGGCATCCAGACAGAGGAAGAAGCCAAATGTCATCAactaaagagagagaatgagagagcgACA from Sander vitreus isolate 19-12246 chromosome 2, sanVit1, whole genome shotgun sequence includes the following:
- the tapt1b gene encoding transmembrane anterior posterior transformation protein 1 homolog codes for the protein MADPLSSGLGEEKEKEKEDRERDKKAAKTENINEKDGVTETLAFNDKNGGSKGKKRNLSDLSLVRFITTELTRGYFLEHNEAKYTERRERVYTCLRIPKELEKLMTFGFFLCLDAFLYVFTLLPLRVILALLRLITLPCCGLSGSRLLQPAQVCDVLKGFIMVLCYSMMSYVDYSMMYHLIRGQSVIKLYIIYNMLEVADRLFSSFGQDILDALYWTATEPKEKKRAHIGVIPHFLMAVLYVFLHAILIMVQATTLNVAFNSHNKSLLTIMMSNNFVEIKGSVFKKFEKNNLFQMSNSDIKERFTNYILLLIVCLRNMEQFSWNPDHLWVLFPDVVMVIASEVAVDVVKHAFITKFNDISADVYGEYRASLAFDLVSSRQKNAYTDYSDSVSRRMGFIPLPLALLLIRVVTSSVKIQGSLSFMCVLLFYLGMITLKVLNSIVLLGTSCVFVKEANMEEKLSDPPPSVVSSRANSRAHRTKHFHTSPQQEPATDKGGISLAADNPPPPNMAETSDPILPKSDSDTFLTTPDEEDDDKIINADTGLEGDRLEHRTPKKDLLEIDRFTICGNRID